The Bacillota bacterium genome contains a region encoding:
- a CDS encoding carbohydrate ABC transporter permease, whose amino-acid sequence MIGYKTIKTTLLHLIMIMVVFICLYPLFIMVAGSFKSAGELASNPAGFPSVVSFINYTRLMNFNAGIITRTFFNSIYISCTYTLISLLLSSLAAFAFAKYEFRLKEAIFIGILITMMIPGELLMPPLYLMFSKIRWLNTYKVLILPGTANVFALFMLRQYISQIPNSLLEAARMDGAGHLCLYKNIIVPVASPALGALAILVFLGKWNDYLYPKIMIMNEKYLPIMVMLPILSEKHSIFSIPWELVLTGCVIVTTPLIVIFLLFQEKFMSSVAIGAVKE is encoded by the coding sequence ATGATTGGATATAAAACTATAAAAACTACATTACTCCATCTCATAATGATCATGGTAGTCTTTATCTGCCTTTATCCGTTGTTTATCATGGTTGCAGGATCATTCAAATCAGCGGGGGAACTGGCGTCTAATCCTGCAGGCTTTCCTTCGGTTGTAAGTTTCATCAATTACACCAGGCTCATGAATTTTAATGCGGGGATTATTACAAGAACTTTTTTTAATTCCATATATATATCATGCACATACACCTTGATTTCGCTGCTTTTGTCTTCTTTGGCAGCCTTTGCATTTGCCAAATATGAATTCAGGCTAAAAGAAGCCATTTTCATAGGGATACTGATAACCATGATGATTCCAGGCGAGCTTTTGATGCCTCCGTTATACCTGATGTTCTCAAAAATCAGATGGTTGAACACGTACAAGGTACTGATACTGCCGGGAACTGCCAATGTGTTTGCACTTTTTATGCTCAGGCAATATATATCCCAGATTCCCAACTCATTGCTTGAGGCGGCAAGGATGGACGGAGCCGGACATCTGTGCTTGTATAAAAACATTATTGTTCCCGTTGCTTCACCTGCTCTTGGCGCACTTGCCATATTGGTTTTCCTGGGTAAATGGAATGATTACCTGTATCCTAAAATCATGATTATGAATGAAAAGTATTTGCCCATAATGGTAATGCTTCCGATTTTAAGCGAGAAACACTCAATATTCTCCATCCCTTGGGAGCTTGTACTTACCGGGTGTGTGATCGTGACAACTCCTTTAATTGTGATTTTCCTTCTTTTCCAGGAAAAGTTCATGTCTAGTGTGGCCATTGGTGCTGTAAAAGAGTAA